The Chanos chanos chromosome 6, fChaCha1.1, whole genome shotgun sequence genome includes a region encoding these proteins:
- the cplane2 gene encoding ciliogenesis and planar polarity effector 2 — translation MPSVVPGSVIVPNWHRCAESKEFFSKILHKRKRRKFGLLEAPVLPPHMNVDIVRYKIFISGKSGVGKTALAARLAGHDIPTMHYETTGIETTVVFWPVRLRESGRVLFFRFQLWDCGENALRRFDHMLPSCKEQVDAILFLFSFTDHASFEDLSNQMARITEPTDRIVKLVVGTKFDLFIHTDVTESEVNRFQEVWGVPVFCMGGDVAGGLGEVAPLLNSLAENLWHQDCTAAGSVPPPTQTEPGDATTEIMV, via the exons ATGCCATCTGTCGTACCCGGGTCAGTGATCGTACCGAACTGGCATCGGTGCGCAGAGAGCAAAGAATTCTTCAGCAAGATCCTGCACAAGAGAAAACGCAGAAAGTTTG GACTGTTGGAAGCTCCAGTGTTGCCACCTCATATGAACGTAGATATCGTTCGATACAAGATCTTTATCTCGGGAAAGAGTGGGGTTGGCAAGACCGCCCTGGCTGCCCGTCTGGCAGGACATGACATTCCTACTATGCATTATGAGACCACAG gcaTAGAGACAACGGTGGTGTTCTGGCCAGTGAGGTTGAGAGAGAGTGGTCGTGTGCTTTTCTTCCGTTTCCAGCTGTGGGATTGTGGAGAAAATGCCCTACGGAGATTCGATCACATGCTGCCC TCTTGCAAGGAACAAGTGGATGCCATCCTCTTCCTGTTCTCCTTCACGGACCATGCCTCTTTTGAAGATTTATCCAATCAGATGGCTCGGATCACAGAGCCGACAGACAGAATTGTTAAATTAGTGGTGGGAACGAA GTTTGACctgttcatacacacagacgtgACGGAGAGTGAGGTGAACCGGTTTCAGGAGGTGTGGGGTGTCCCCGTCTTCTGCATGGGCGGGGACGTGGCAGGAGGGCTGGGGGAGGTGGCGCCCCTCTTAAACTCCCTGGCGGAGAACCTGTGGCACCAGGACTGTACGGCTGCCGGCTCTGTCCCTCCCCCAACCCAAACCGAACCTGGGGACGCCACCACAGAGATCATGGTTTAG